Genomic DNA from Cucumis melo cultivar AY chromosome 10, USDA_Cmelo_AY_1.0, whole genome shotgun sequence:
ACACTTTCTTATTACAACAATTATAGAGATGAAAATCAAAACTTTAAAATCTTGGGAGGAAGGTCATATCAATTATTGTTGAGTTAAACTCATTTTGACAAGAAATGAAAGGTCATATCTGAAAAACAGGCAGATCTAATACATAACACAATATCAAGTACAATGACGTCGCAAATAATATATGACCAAAGCTCCCCTACGAATGAAATCCCTTCACCTTCATCATATTTAGGGGTTTAAGGCTCCCCCTAAATACTATTATCGAATGATCAATCTCTCTCGAGATCCACCATAGCTATAGAAAACTCAACTTCAACGAGCAACACAAAAATCCTCAATAACAATACATGAAATTAGTTTTTGGCTTATACAATTCCTTAGCTCAAAACTTTCAATATTCAAAActtttctaattaattagaCAACTAACTCTAAAATGAAAAAGATCTATCATATAAATATGGCGTAGGCTTTGAGAATATCTTTTTTCAGAAGAGAACAAATATTCTCTACAGAAAGACAAAGAAGGTAGATGTATAGAAATCTGCAAATCACACCGGCAATTAAAATGAGACAAAGTAGTGTTCTTGACAATATCTTTGACATGTTGCTCCAGTTTTCcttttaataaattaaacaGGTCAACAACCCTAAAGTCCTGTAATAAAATCAGCCCATCACACTACAATAACAATAATCATAggttaatattaatattagctAACACATGTGAGggaaaaaatacaaaatattaaaagaaatatgaaaaactaaatgaatactaatctcaaaaaaaaaaaaaaaaaatgtaacattTTCAACCCCATGactaaaaatagaagaaataaaaatgtgtttattaggttgtttttttttttttttaaaaaacaaattctTACCTTTTAGAATTTCATCCATATGTATTGtaaaaattaattattcaaCTAAATATTTCAGCctgattttttcaaaaaaaaaaaaaaaaaaacaaaaaaaaaaaaaacaaaaaggtttAGCTAAAAATGGAACATTTTACATATGATGGTAAACTATTATATAAGAAATCGAGCAAAATGACAAGCTTCAAACAAAATATTCATAATTAAGCAACAACCCTAACATGacatcatcatcttcaagaTTTAAATATACACAAACAAGAGAATAGGGAAAACATGCTGTCCCCATTCAAAGTCTACAAAGCATGCATAAACAAATTAGAAACAATCCAGAAAATGATGAGTACACATTAGTTAATTTGTTACCTACATTATTTGAGTAATTCATTACCATTCTTCAATAGATAATAGAGATTAAACTATTAAACCAATCAACTCGAGTAACGGATTGGAATAAGTTGAAGAGGCAGTTTCTTGGAAGCTGAAAGACCAGCATCTTCTTCCATATCCACATCTTCTTCCTTCATTCCATTTGGCAATTTCCAATCAAAACACAGCAACATGTTTGCCAATGCAAGTTCCACGATAATAATCCCCATATTCATCCCCGGACAAATCCTTCGACCAGCTCCAAATGGAATTAACTCAAAATGTTGTCCTTTATAGTCAATATTATTTTCTATAAACCTTTCTGGAATAAACTGTAGTGGGTGTTTCCAAGATTCTGGGTCTCTTCCAATTGCCCATGCATTCACATGAATGTGAGTTTTTGGATGAATATCATAACCATTTAGCTTAAAATGTGACATGCTTTCTCTAGGTAACAAAAGTGGGACTGGTGGATGAAGCCTTAGAACTTCTTTCACCACCATTTTTAGATATTGAAGCTTTTCGAGATCACTCTCCTTCACTCGATCTTCTTTAATGGTGCTTCTGATCTCATCTTGTAGCTTTTTCATCACTCTTGGATTTTTAATCAGCTCTGCCATGGCCCAAATTATGCTGTTTTCTCCTGTTTCTACTCCTGCTAGAAATATATCCTTGAtgcaaacacacacacacacaccaaaCAAAGGAAGCTCAGGTAAAAATTAAAAGCAGAAAAGTATTTAGGAGTATCCTAAATTACTACAGGGGATGCTCTTGTGTCCCACTAATAAACTCTTCAATTATATTATTCTTCATGTGACAAATTTTTCTTAcactttttttactattttagttCTAATATTGTTACGACAAGTGAAATGTAGAGAAATAGAAATAAGTGCGTCTAAGCATTTTTTATTTCTGTTTTTTCAGAAACCACACTTGTGTCTAGTAACTTTGCTAATTAACTTGAGATACCCTTAAATTGTAATCAATGGATTGTACAATTTCCCGATTACAATTTCCCTTTTCTAAAAaggttttattttttgaaaaaaagtctttatatatatatatatatatatgactttCTTAAAATTGGTAGGAACAAGATAAAAATTTAGAGTGGAATAGAATGATTTATAGACTTagtttcaaaaatgaaaaagagagaaaaccaaataattatcaaacaagTATGAGTCGGGACTAAACTTATGAAAGGTTTTTTAACAagttaaaaattataaacatatATCAATTTAAGAGTTAGGAGtgtactattatatatataagaaaaaaggtTAAAAAGATTTACCATGATAAGTGCCTTAACACACTCGTGTGTAAATTTCACAGCATGTAATTCGGAGCTATCTCTCTCCATTCTCAACAAAACATCAACAATATTTTCTTCACTTGATCGACAACTTTCCTTGAACTTGATTCGATCATCGACCACTTTTTGAAAAATTGCATCCATTTCACCAAAACTCTTCTCCAATGTCCCATTAACACCACTAATCCAATCAACAATCCAACCCACACAAGGGAAATAATCAGTCGCAAAAAAGCTTCCCAATGCAACCATTGATCTACGAATAATATGTTGAAAATTCTCATTATCTAATTCTCCCCCACTAAACCTTTTCCCAAAAGCAATCCTAAAGGTTACATTTGCAGTGAGAGCATATGAGGTTTGAGCCAAATCGATTGGAGTTCCAAGAGATGAGGAATTAGATATGCAGTTTAATAGCTTATCAATTTCCTCTTCTCTTATATGATGGAATGATTGCACTCGTTTAGTACTAAAGAGCTCGAGTATGAAAATCTTTCGAAGCTCTCTCCAACGCTCCCCGTATGGGGATAAATTCAGGTCTTGAAAGTTGTAGGAAAATCTTCCACTTCCCGTTAAGCGAGGGCGGCTG
This window encodes:
- the LOC107990776 gene encoding cytochrome P450 71B34-like, with the protein product MHYYIEMMMNSVFIWLPLLFLLTKKLLKKKNNNLVNNPPPSPPKLPLLGHLHLLGSHPHRSLYNLSQTHGPIMLLKLGSVPTIAISSASAARELFRQHDLASCSRPRLTGSGRFSYNFQDLNLSPYGERWRELRKIFILELFSTKRVQSFHHIREEEIDKLLNCISNSSSLGTPIDLAQTSYALTANVTFRIAFGKRFSGGELDNENFQHIIRRSMVALGSFFATDYFPCVGWIVDWISGVNGTLEKSFGEMDAIFQKVVDDRIKFKESCRSSEENIVDVLLRMERDSSELHAVKFTHECVKALIMDIFLAGVETGENSIIWAMAELIKNPRVMKKLQDEIRSTIKEDRVKESDLEKLQYLKMVVKEVLRLHPPVPLLLPRESMSHFKLNGYDIHPKTHIHVNAWAIGRDPESWKHPLQFIPERFIENNIDYKGQHFELIPFGAGRRICPGMNMGIIIVELALANMLLCFDWKLPNGMKEEDVDMEEDAGLSASKKLPLQLIPIRYSS